The Brachypodium distachyon strain Bd21 chromosome 4, Brachypodium_distachyon_v3.0, whole genome shotgun sequence nucleotide sequence CCCCTTTTCTCGGATTAATGGCGGATGGAATTGCAGCTCGTGGCCGCGGCGGTGTTctccgtcctcgtcgccgcgtTCTACGTCGTCCTGGGCCCCTACCTCGGCAGCACCGTCGCCGGGAACACCCTCCTCgcgctcttctccttctcggtACGCATACACGCACGCAACCAATTCCTGACTTCTCTCGTGTCGCGTTATGCTGCCAATACATCGATACTGAATCCCCGATCGAcgccaggccgccgccaccgcggctCTCTACGTGCGCTGCACCGCCGTGGACCCTTCCGACCGGACGCACGccaagaagatgaagaggcAGCGCAGCCTTGccaggggtggcggcggcgggaagctGCCGCGGCTGCGGTACGGGTACATCCTGTGGCGGTACGCGGTGCGGCTGCTGAAGAGGGTCGAGGCCCGTGTGATGAACCGCTGGGTAAGGAGGAGCTACCTGGAGCAGTGGAACACCAGTGTCCAGCTCGACCCCATGCTCCCCTTTGCCTTCACCAGCCTCGACGACATTGTCTCGCCGCATGCCACCGAGGACCAGGACATCTCGTTCTGCCCTGTCTGCGATTGCGAGGTCTGTGACCTCTCCTCTGTAGTCTGTAGCTTATTGCTGTTTGCTCTGCTTCGTTTACCCCAATAAAATCTAGAAATGCAGCTTATTTCAATGTTACTATACAAAACTTAGTCCTATGTGGATGGAGTGATTTTTTAATATAAGATATGCAGGTTAAATGAACTGAATTACTATGTTGTTAGTAAGTATTGAAGAATCAAAACTTACTGAGTTTGAATTTCAGGTGAAATTGCGCAGCAAGCACTGCAAAACCTGTGAACGCTGTGTTGATGGATTTGATCACCACTGCAGGGTAACCACTATAGCTATACATAGCTCATTCCCCCAATCCCTGGCCCCTTTCTTGATCTCTCGCGAGTCAAGTGACTGAATATGACTTTCTTCAACGCAGTGGCTGAACAATTGCATCGGGAGAAGGAATTATGCAGCATTTATTCTGCTCATGTTCTTTGTCCTGCTCATGGTGGGTTCCAAGCCTACACATTGGTCACTGTGTTTGTTGCAAATTTCAACTTCTATATGAATATGAATGTCTAACAGTCCAACCTTTTTTTAGTTTGATGAGTTCTAATGACATATTCTAATCTACTATATCAGCTTGTTATCGAGGGAGGAACAGCAATTGCGATTTTTGTTCGCTGCTTCGTTGACAGCAAAGGGGTGAAAATGGAAATGGAGCACAGGCTTCACATAAGGCTCCCTAAAGGAGCTCACGCAGCATTATCTGTAAGTAATAAAGAAAAGCATGTCTGGTAATAAACTTCATTGGTGTTACTTCCTGATCTCACAtttcttgccttttttttgAGCCACAGATGGCCTTTGTTATCTTCACTATGTACAGTACTGCAGCACTGGGgcagctcttcttcttccacgtTGTACTAATTAGAAAggtttgcatttttctgaacCAATACTTATGTTACTACTAGTGTAGTTTTCAGGAATTACTTTACGAGCAAATGATAGGAGCACTACCGACTCAATTAGAACGAGGGAAATGTGTAATTACAGTGGCGCTTGGTTTTAGGAAcaccaacaaacaaacacgGTAGTGTTCATAAATCACCTGACATTTTCTCGCAACTTCATTTGATCATTTTTCACTACAGGGAATGAGGACATATGATTACATCCTTGCTATGCGAGAAGCTGCACAAGCGTTTGATCCTTTTGATGACTCTGATTCATCATCCGATGAGAGTATCGATTTTGACTCTCCAGAAAAGCCATCGTTCTTGTCAAGGATCTTTTGTAGGAAAGATGAATTAAATGAGGTAAGAAGAGATAAATTGCTGCACTCATAGTTACCCACTCAAGTAACCTTGGACATAACAAATCTTTCTCAAACATAACAGAGTAGCCGAAAGCTGTCGATTAGGATCGATGAGAAGGAGCCCAATGATGCAACAAGAAGGAAGGATGACATCCAGATCAATCCATGGGCGTTGATCAAGATGAGCAAGGAAAAGGCTATGGCAGCCGCGGAGCGTGCGCGTGAGAGAATCAGGCAGAAGTTGCCATCCACGACAACCTCCCCAATGAAACCATTACCACTGGAGACAAAGCGAGGTCCTCTGAACGTAGACAGAAGGCAGATTGTGACAGGGAAGGAGATTGTGCCTGTCTGCAC carries:
- the LOC100837208 gene encoding protein S-acyltransferase 18 — encoded protein: MGCGGRSSTTAMTWPRWRRRHGWQLPLHPLQLVAAAVFSVLVAAFYVVLGPYLGSTVAGNTLLALFSFSAAATAALYVRCTAVDPSDRTHAKKMKRQRSLARGGGGGKLPRLRYGYILWRYAVRLLKRVEARVMNRWVRRSYLEQWNTSVQLDPMLPFAFTSLDDIVSPHATEDQDISFCPVCDCEVKLRSKHCKTCERCVDGFDHHCRWLNNCIGRRNYAAFILLMFFVLLMLVIEGGTAIAIFVRCFVDSKGVKMEMEHRLHIRLPKGAHAALSMAFVIFTMYSTAALGQLFFFHVVLIRKGMRTYDYILAMREAAQAFDPFDDSDSSSDESIDFDSPEKPSFLSRIFCRKDELNESSRKLSIRIDEKEPNDATRRKDDIQINPWALIKMSKEKAMAAAERARERIRQKLPSTTTSPMKPLPLETKRGPLNVDRRQIVTGKEIVPVCTKSWLSGSPTTRLSSPRRRFSGSPSPKPQRYRTNFDLRLAEVSRELDTHISKQVLCSVVMKGVEDEDSFS